The Plasmodium malariae genome assembly, chromosome: 3 genome window below encodes:
- the PmUG01_03027100 gene encoding phosphoinositide-binding protein, putative, whose protein sequence is METYSSYEFKDNLIINIIRTNDVKRRFYSYTEYVLEFKVLNSQKILKKRFSDFVLFYEQLKNELLDKFSECLEKISVLPSKKVFGRLNYNFVEERRQKLEQFLKSISSYRVVYLCDNFYEFLCLDNITKYLFKLMCTQISDLINIQKFLKKINYILFMSRNNTIKSAECDIINFLFHLKKNVNLNNDIKFFILNIFLHHLTYTKTPENLLNVSLMKFAIEIIHENLKGESINEILLKTSSEAILRIVDKRNDVFLEYLRIYNFKEICAIFNILNKRKEKKERKENKDIENICFNIYILVSLLLLSSIHLNEIQNFFLVKNNSNNKGITILGYMYDSENINIQIICCIILSLLIINKKINDEEVILKTKMSILLIQTEIYNLKSVDYQLIEIICSKKNFHLLNGLIDLLLKNKNIKYDLNLNDIQNLEKYTIEGNPMEKDLFYEEKIKCADFSNNDIILQFILFIINIGISEFFLLKRNYKFRMMKNTLKIKLKRKKHLAEMKKLKRENIMNGTNRKEGKQLIGSSEHMISMMMNEKNKKNVYNKQLFAIEDGKGERYKSEGQKEPSKEGSKNEKKNRSKEHSRRERIQEGREYTPSCIGEEDEQGISKYGDTYNGKYKYIDEDNDKDDDSAYDKHSNNNKQYMKESAHKKRGNHSHSPNNNYCPNDDEGDSDDDHESGNEYEAEDVDVDDEDENDEEEDDEDENDEEIENQFSREHSPQNESNEKTKWKQKGKECTNGVADFASTASSCISSLYSFSSDYSSTKKNEKENEKENIMNKSSGMNKSSDINRSSDINRSSDINKNSDINKSSDINKSSDINKSCNTSKRSSTNKRSGGIVNDGRNCNNKDVPFKEDLDLVSTKNMIYEEDFSIESGNIKNDIYYLEREYEEKSASYRRNNESNSSTCNNNSEYLNKNSKKTISSIKEEIKMLSDSRKKYARKIRRINEQILLILCNEKMIQNIYKCAHIDNYKIKVYACLILSYIPNINEMISSLTVQGESGNSARNPNNYIGMSNEVRSGVGDIGSDGGIRSNRFGNEKSNNNSSYSNMYSNHCDEYNRGSSNGSTNAMISYPDGGKSVDRLRNEIYGENEKQENVENSVFMSETMLIKKNNKNFICSIEGDYYNYIYRFNILNTLLYYLFNETCFYEHILIYLKKFIIEQSFIMNLKHFKIKKTEFINTLSFQDIRKGVEKKANKKSEKNKGKKRKKKNKAKGDSGLANESAPTERNTHKRDREYAISSDRSYLSNNDNDSNVYNFPNDSKLSYMYDEKRFSANEWNNSSNRGEDGGVIHGKKAINTREGVANSSSTSAVIQYESKKDGTGNSVGGNNGSGNNYQVVLYGDSKIYDHMSYLFSYVSHLRKFGLLNNLIVELYKNISKKLSNANVNFIFDILKRKIDEMNEMKKRINDLKKEYEFVNVIYNDFISLQYESNKYVSVIDKLYEELEEIEKRRKKIMRNHKYVHLNVCNYRKRLIHIEKMIEETPSIKKCLNDELNKVRMNIGLYKRDKRKLSFFILLQKFYLDSFNTMYNKLKTMNTLVENLELLSNEYNKNTGLILNELTYLIVNDLILVELLSSKISITVDNDNFSLLLEKEKSSLTMFNHNICNENKLCIISKEKSGLGDRRRDVDLYKVNEVLNEKYKYFFDQAATETVGVYEDDANYASDVGISSRGGMLRTNISGSGNASGVLLNNEMMHSTNNNPNYNTSDSDNVTQRSMKKKQLYSDPYKDSANNSNAYGNEDGEYYNRGVGALGYYKDESKREWNKKTNFGKSVKRMMDEDFIIDEKKDMQGSRITFRNNGKDFSYMNNGSNNHMMYKNRDYTRNDDAGNGMIHDYDEKEWQEKSRVHDDSMDGRMTDQIEGNFADEKNVHDQGEEADVVGVAGGRDEEELFNDEYISSDEEDVDIKNKINEFNNYKNIGIKGVAPEEVRIDDDNLSQSVFLEILEIIKKRRKQIEKLATHQNGQVYKNIHKYNTLLNKCSMRIGAYQKHYTKLNAQLRTINTDIMVKKSEVIYKSIREWDDKINILNEEIKVVEGEKKEKEKEIGVQKKKLEKKEKEKNQKKDELRLLVTEMYKHNNKIKKKYKKDQKIVLLILYNTWYLYHYIYIIYLNTLKLKNYLAYKQSISEMCQASAKQTISNINCFSQLLDEQEY, encoded by the exons ATGGAAACGTATTCATCGTACGAGTTTAAGGATAAccttattattaatattatccGAACGAATGATGTCAAAAGACGTTTTTACAGTTACACG GAATACGTCCTAGAATTTAAAGTTCTGAACAGTCAGAAAATTTTGAAGAAGAGATTTTCCGACTTTGTCCTTTTTTATGAGCAACTAAAGAATGAGCTCCTTGACAAGTTTAGCGAGTGTCTAGAGAAG ATAAGTGTGTTGCCATCAAAGAAGGTGTTTGGAAGACTGAACTATAACTTCGTTGAAGA GAGGAGGCAAAAGCTAGAGCAGTTTCTGAAGAGTATTTCGAGTTACAGGGTCGTGTATCTGTGTGATAATTTTTACGAGTTCTTATGTTTGGATAACATAACgaaatatttgtttaaacTGATGTGTACACAAATTAGcgatttaattaatatacagaaatttttgaaaaaaataaattatattttatttatgtcaagaaataatacaataaaaagtGCTGAGtgtgatataataaattttctttttcatttgaaGAAAAATGTTAACTTAAATAAcgacataaaatttttcattttaaatattttccttcATCACTTGACGTATACCAAGACACCGGAAAATTTGTTAAACGTTTCTTTGATGAAATTTGCCATTGAAATTATCCACGAAAACTTAAAAG GCGAAAGCATAAATGAGATTCTGTTGAAAACGTCGTCGGAGGCTATTCTTCGAATTGTGGACAAGCGGAATGACGTGTTTTTGGAATACCTACGgatatacaattttaaagAGATTTGTGccatatttaatatactaAATAAGCGGAAGGAGAAGAAGGAAAGGAAGGAAAACAAAGATATAGAGAACATAtgctttaatatatatatactagtTTCTCTACTATTGCTGTCATCCATACATTTAAACGAAATACAGAATTTCTTTTTAGTTaagaataatagtaataacaaggGAATAACAATATTAGGTTATATGTATGATAGTGAGAATATTAACATTCAGATAATCTGTTGTATTATCCTAtctttgttaataataaacaaaaagataAATGATGAAGAAGTTATACTAAAGACAAAAATGTCTATCCTTTTAATCCAAACAgagatatataatttaaaaagtgtAGATTACCAATTAATAGAAATCATTTGtagtaaaaagaattttcatTTGTTGAATGGACTCATTGATTTATTgcttaagaataaaaatataaaatatgacttaaatttaaatgatatacaaaatttggaaaaatataCCATTGAAGGTAATCCAATGGAAAAGGATCTCTTCTatgaagagaaaataaaatgcgCAGATTTTTCGAATAACGATATTATCTTACAGTTTATTCTATTCATTATAAACATTGGTATTAGTGAGTTCTTCTTACTGAAACGGAATTACAAGTTTAGAATGATGAAGAATacgttaaaaattaaattaaaaaggaaaaaacactTAGCCGAAATGAAGAAGTTAAAGAGGGAAAACATAATGAACGGAACGAATAGAAAGGAAGGGAAACAACTCATTGGGAGTAGCGAACACATGATCTCCATGATGATGAATgagaagaataaaaaaaatgtgtacaaCAAACAGTTGTTTGCTATTGAAGATGGCAAAGGCGAAAGGTACAAATCTGAGGGACAAAAAGAACCCAGTAAGGAAGGaagcaaaaatgaaaagaaaaatagatCCAAGGAGCACTCTAGAAGGGAAAGAATACAAGAGGGAAGGGAATATACACCCAGCTGTATAGGGGAGGAGGATGAACAGGGCATTTCCAAATACGGAGATACATACAACGGTAAGTACAAATACATTGACGAAGATAATGACAAAGATGATGATAGTGCCTACGATAAgcatagtaataataataagcaGTACATGAAAGAATCGGCGCATAAAAAGAGGGGAAACCATTCCCATAGTCCCAACAACAACTATTGTCCGAACGATGACGAGGGTGATAGTGATGACGATCATGAAAGTGGAAATGAGTACGAAGCAGAGGACGTGGATGTAGATGATGAGGATGAGAACGACGAAGAGGAAGATGATGAAGATGAGAACGACGAAGAAATAGAGAATCAATTTTCACGCGAACACAGTCCACAAAATGAAAGTAATGAAAAGACGAAATGGAAGCAAAAGGGAAAGGAATGTACAAACGGAGTAGCAGATTTTGCATCTACGGCTAGTTCGTGCATTTCATCATTGTATTCCTTCTCAAGTGATTACAGTAGCACAAAGAAGAacgaaaaggaaaatgagAAGGAGAATATCATGAACAAGAGTAGTGGCATGAACAAGAGTAGCGATATAAACAGGAGTAGCGATATAAACAGGAGTAGCGATATAAACAAGAATAGCGATATAAACAAGAGTAGCGATATAAACAAGAGTAGCGATATAAACAAAAGCTGTAACACGAGCAAACGCAGCAGTACGAACAAACGCAGTGGTGGCATTGTGAACGATGGCAGAAATTGTAACAATAAGGACGTGCCATTTAAGGAAGACCTTGATTTAGTCTCTACAAAGAATATGATATATGAAGAAGATTTTAGCATAGAATCAGGGAATATAAAGAACGACATATACTATCTCGAAAGAGAGTATGAGGAGAAATCGGCATCGTACAGGAGGAATAACGAATCTAATAGTAGTACATGTAATAACAATTCTGAGTATTTGAATAAGAACAGTAAAAAGACTATTTCTTCAATAAAGGAGGAAATAAAGATGCTGAGTGATAGTAGAAAGAAGTATGCTCGTAAAATAAGAAGAATAAACGAACAAATATTGTTAATCCTTTgcaatgaaaaaatgattcaaaatatatataaatgtgcacatatagataattataaaataaaagtatatgcTTGCCTTATACTCTCTTACATACCCAACATCAATGAAATGATATCCTCCCTGACCGTGCAAGGTGAAAGTGGAAATAGTGCTCGAAACCCCAACAATTATATCGGCATGTCGAACGAGGTCAGAAGTGGTGTTGGCGATATTGGCAGTGATGGCGGTATTAGGAGCAATCGCTTCGGTAATGAGAagagtaataacaatagcagCTACTCCAATATGTATAGCAACCACTGTGATGAGTATAACCGAGGTAGCAGTAACGGAAGTACGAACGCGATGATCAGTTACCCGGATGGGGGTAAGTCGGTGGACAGGTTAAGAAACGAAATATATGGGGAAAATGAAAAGCAAGAAAATGTCGAAAACTCAGTATTTATGTCAGAAACGatgttaattaaaaagaacaataaaaattttatttgtagcATTGAAGGAGAttactataattatatatatcgttttaacatattaaatacattactttattatttatttaacgaGACTTGTTTTTATGAGCACATCTTGATATACTTGAAAAAGTTTATTATCGAGCAGAGCTTTATTATGAACCTAAAGCatttcaaaattaaaaagacagaatttataaatacgCTATCTTTCCAGGATATTAGAAAAGGGGTAGAGAAGAAAGCAAACAAGAAGAGTGAAAAGAACAAGgggaagaaaaggaaaaaaaaaaataaagcaaaaggGGATAGCGGGTTAGCAAATGAAAGCGCACCAACAGAGCGAAACACGCATAAGCGGGATAGGGAGTACGCCATTTCATCGGATAGGAGCTACTTAAGCAATAATGACAACGACTCAAACGTGTATAACTTCCCAAACGATAGTAAACTGAGTTATATGTATGATGAGAAACGATTTTCTGCCAATGAATggaataatagtagtaatcgTGGGGAGGATGGAGGAGTTATCCATGGAAAAAAGGCTATTAACACAAGAGAAGGAGTGgctaatagtagtagtactAGTGCTGTTATTCAGTATGAGTCAAAGAAGGACGGAACTGGTAATAGCGTTGGTGGAAATAATGGGAGTGGTAATAACTATCAGGTAGTTCTATATGGAGATTCAAAAATATACGACCACATGAGTTACCTATTTAGCTACGTATCTCATTTGAGGAAGTTTGGTcttttgaataatttaatagtggaattgtataaaaatatttctaaaaagtTAAGTAATGCTAACGTAAATTTcatatttgatatattaaaaaggaaaatagaTGAGATGAATgagatgaaaaaaagaatcaaCGATTTGAAAAAGGAATATGAGTTTGTAAATGTAATCTATAATGATTTTATCAGTTTACAATACGAGTCAAACAAATACGTATCTGTGAttgataaattatatgaagaGTTAGAAGAGATAGAAaagagaaggaaaaaaattatgagaaatcataaatatgtacatttaaatgtatgtaaTTATAGAAAAAGATTAATACATATTGAAAAAATGATTGAGGAAACTCCTTCGATAAAGAAATGCTTGAATGATGAATTGAACAAGGTAAGAATGAATATTggtttatataaaagagataaaagaaaattatctttttttatattattgcaaaaattttatttggaTAGCTTTAATactatgtataataaattgaaaacTATGAATACATTAGTTGAAAATTTAGAACTCCTTTccaatgaatataataaaaatactggTTTAATTCTCAATGAGTTGACGTATTTAATTGTAAACGATTTGATACTTGTAGAACTATTGAGTAGCAAGATTAGTATAACAGTAGATAATGACAATTTTTCGCTTTTAttggaaaaggaaaagagtAGTCTAACCATGTTTAACCATAATATTTGTAATGAAAACAAATTGTGTATTATAAGTAAGGAAAAAAGTGGTTTAGGTGATAGAAGAAGAGATGTCGATTTGTACAAAGTGAATGAGGTCTTGAATGAGAAATACAAATACTTCTTTGATCAGGCAGCAACAGAAACTGTGGGTGTCTACGAGGATGATGCAAACTATGCTAGCGATGTTGGAATTAGCAGCAGAGGAGGTATGCTTCGTACCAATATTAGTGGTAGTGGTAATGCTAGTGGTGTGTTACTGAACAATGAGATGATGCATAGTACTAATAATAACCCCAACTACAATACTAGCGATAGTGATAATGTTACACAAAGATCCATGAAGAAGAAGCAGTTATACAGTGATCCGTACAAGGACAGTGCAAATAACAGTAATGCTTATGGTAACGAAGATGGTGAGTATTACAACAGAGGAGTTGGAGCATTGGGCTACTACAAAGATGAGTCCAAAAGGGAATGGAATAAGAAAACAAATTTTGGAAAAAGCGTAAAACGAATGATGGATGAAGATTTCATTATTGATGAGAAGAAAGATATGCAAGGAAGTAGAATTACTTTTCGAAACAATGGAAAGGACTTCTCGTACATGAATAACGGTAGTAATAACCATATGATGTATAAGAACCGAGATTACACGCGCAATGATGATGCTGGTAATGGCATGATCCATGATTATGACGAAAAGGAATGGCAGGAAAAAAGTAGAGTACATGATGATAGTATGGATGGCCGCATGACTGATCAAATAGAAGGCAATTTTGCTGATGAGAAGAATGTACATGATCAGGGGGAAGAAGCGGATGTAGTGGGTGTAGCAGGTGGACGGGATGAAGAAGAACTTTTTAATGATGAGTACATCTCAAGTGATGAAGAGGATGTtgacattaaaaataaaattaatgagtttaataattataaaaatataggtaTAAAGGGTGTTGCTCCAGAAGAAGTACGAATAGATGATGACAACTTAAGTCAATCAGTATTTTTGGaaattttagaaataataaagaaacgAAGAAAACAAATAGAAAAGTTAGCGACTCATCAGAATGGTCAAGTGTACAAGaacatacacaaatataataCTCTCCTTAACAAATGTAGCATGCGTATAGGTGCCTACCAAAAGCATTACACTAAGCTCAATGCGCAGCTTAGGACCATTAACACGGATATAATGGTGAAAAAGTCCGAGGTTATATACAAGTCCATTAGAGA GTGGGATGACAAGATCAACATACTGAATGAGGAGATCAAGGTTGTTGAGGGagaaaagaaggaaaaggaaaaagaaataggagtacagaagaaaaaacttgaaaagaaagaaaaagaaaaaaatcaGAAGAAGGACGAACTACGTTTGTTGGTCACTGAGATGTACAAacataacaataaaataaaaaaaaaatacaaaaaggaTCAAAAAATTgtgttattaatattatataatacttgGTATTtgtatcattatatatatatcatatatttgaatacactaaaactaaaaaattatttagcaTACAAGCAAAGCATAAGTGAAATGTGTCAAGCCTCAGCCAAGCAGACCATTTCGAATATAAACTGTTTTTCGCAACTATTGGACGAGCAGGAGTACTGA
- the PmUG01_03027200 gene encoding Ham1-like protein, putative, with amino-acid sequence MYQTMNIYLVTGNKNKRLEFERLMKDELKVEFVDVDLTEIQSNDIVNINENKAQKAYEILEKQNIGKGKKFLVITDDTGLYLNCLNEFPGPYIKWMQKCLGSQGIVDITSKLQNYKCHAICVYSICNGTQTRSFKGVTKGTISGPRGPDSFGWDNIFAPENSERTFSEMSFEEKNMVSPRYKAFAQLKNYLLEELTK; translated from the exons ATGTATCAGACGATGAATATTTACTTAGTAACtgggaataaaaataaaaggctGGAATTTGAAAGATTAATGAAGGATGAATTGAAAGTGGAGTTTGTGGACGTTGACC TAACCGAGATACAATCAAATGacattgtaaatataaatgaaaataaggCACAGAAAGCATACGAAATAttggaaaaacaaaatataggAAAGGGAAAGAAATTTCTTGTTATAACTGATGATACAGGATTGTACTTGAACTGCTTGAATGAGTTCCCAGGACCATACAT CAAGTGGATGCAAAAGTGCCTCGGATCACAAGGAATAGTAGACATTACATCGAAACTTCAG AATTACAAGTGCCATGCGATCTGTGTTTATTCAATTTGTAACGGGACACAAACACGATCTTTTAAAGGAGTTACTAAG gGAACCATTTCAGGACCTAGAGGCCCCGATAGCTTCGGCTG GGATAACATTTTTGCCCCCGAAAACTCCGAACGAACATTCAGCGAAATGTCCTTCGAGGAGAAGAATATGGTATCTCCGCGTTATAAGGCCTTTGCTCAGTTAAAA